In Spirosoma aureum, a single genomic region encodes these proteins:
- a CDS encoding hybrid sensor histidine kinase/response regulator: MTAESTLNVSVKNDTIRVLLIEDDEDDYMLTRALVSARENGNIKLDWVDSYERGLEALKKNDHDVYLVDYRLGHHTGIHLIQEAFQLGCRAPMILLTGQDDLTVDQSALELGAADYLVKGRIDAQLLGRSIRYALRQASVLAEVAEKENKYRSLFERSIDAIFVADEQLHFQDANPSVERLLGYSRDELRKLNPARLFVDLNFLRELRFNVREHGQIKDFETTLISKSGRKRICLISVWAVEDRAGLPEWYQGIVRDITDQKRAQQDLILAEKLTMTGKIARSIAHEVRNPLTNLSLALEQLKDELEMDNEYVTMFTDIIGRNVDRIGQLITEMLNSSKPRELERRRQDFNAVVKATLQLISDRIKLKRMRLDVHFATDDCTALLDREQVKTALLNILVNAVEAMEEGKGMLVVKTYSTEDNRVYVEVMDNGGGITEADRKRLFDPFFTGKSGGMGLGLTATQNIINSHKGSIEVDSQVGQGTTFRLYFPK, encoded by the coding sequence ATGACTGCTGAATCTACTCTCAACGTTTCTGTAAAAAATGATACTATCCGCGTTCTCCTGATTGAGGACGACGAGGACGATTATATGTTAACCCGTGCACTGGTGTCGGCGCGGGAAAATGGAAATATTAAGCTGGACTGGGTCGATAGTTATGAACGGGGGCTGGAAGCACTGAAAAAGAACGATCATGATGTCTACCTGGTCGATTATCGACTAGGGCATCATACCGGTATTCACCTCATTCAGGAAGCATTTCAATTAGGTTGCCGAGCTCCAATGATTCTGCTGACGGGTCAGGATGATTTGACGGTCGATCAGTCGGCCCTCGAACTTGGTGCCGCCGATTACCTGGTGAAGGGGCGTATCGACGCTCAACTGCTTGGACGCAGTATTCGCTATGCACTTCGGCAGGCCAGCGTTCTGGCCGAAGTTGCCGAGAAGGAAAACAAATACCGGTCACTTTTCGAGCGTTCAATTGATGCGATTTTCGTAGCTGATGAACAACTTCATTTTCAGGATGCTAACCCATCCGTTGAGCGCCTGCTGGGCTACAGTCGCGATGAACTACGTAAACTGAACCCCGCCCGGCTTTTTGTCGATCTGAACTTTCTGAGGGAGTTACGCTTCAACGTCCGTGAACATGGCCAGATTAAGGACTTTGAAACGACACTGATCAGCAAAAGCGGTCGGAAGCGAATTTGCCTGATTTCGGTCTGGGCCGTTGAAGATAGAGCCGGTTTACCCGAATGGTATCAGGGCATTGTCCGCGATATTACCGATCAGAAACGGGCACAGCAGGATCTGATTCTGGCCGAGAAGTTGACCATGACCGGCAAAATTGCACGTAGTATTGCCCACGAGGTTCGTAATCCACTGACCAATTTAAGCCTCGCGCTGGAACAGCTCAAAGATGAGCTGGAGATGGACAATGAGTATGTGACCATGTTTACCGATATTATCGGGCGGAATGTAGATCGCATAGGGCAACTCATCACCGAGATGCTTAATTCCTCCAAACCACGTGAACTCGAACGTCGTCGGCAGGATTTCAACGCTGTTGTAAAGGCTACCCTACAGCTTATCAGCGACCGAATTAAACTCAAACGGATGCGGCTTGACGTACATTTTGCAACGGATGACTGTACGGCACTACTTGATAGAGAGCAGGTAAAAACAGCACTTCTTAACATTCTTGTCAATGCGGTTGAAGCGATGGAAGAAGGTAAGGGAATGCTGGTTGTTAAAACCTATAGTACTGAAGATAACCGGGTATATGTGGAAGTGATGGATAATGGCGGAGGTATTACCGAAGCCGATCGTAAGCGACTATTCGATCCATTTTTTACCGGCAAATCGGGGGGTATGGGTCTTGGCCTGACGGCTACGCAGAATATCATCAATAGCCATAAAGGCTCCATTGAAGTGGATAGTCAGGTAGGTCAGGGAACTACCTTCCGGCTGTATTTTCCGAAATAA
- a CDS encoding response regulator, whose amino-acid sequence MHRKSIVMTILIADDDADDRMFLEQAMRQNGYNQAIEFVEDGEQLMEYLRQQGRYNEQNAPWPNLLILDLNMPRKNGFQALSEIKDDPKLRRLPVIVMTTSSTDEDVIKTYNLGVNSFVTKPFNFNRLVEMIGALKAYWMDTVKLP is encoded by the coding sequence ATGCACCGAAAGTCTATTGTGATGACTATTCTTATTGCCGACGATGATGCCGACGATCGTATGTTTCTCGAACAAGCGATGCGGCAGAATGGTTATAATCAGGCAATTGAGTTCGTGGAAGATGGCGAACAACTGATGGAATATCTGAGGCAGCAAGGACGTTATAATGAACAGAACGCACCCTGGCCCAATTTGTTGATTCTGGATTTGAATATGCCTCGTAAAAACGGGTTTCAGGCGCTTAGCGAAATTAAAGATGATCCAAAGCTTCGTCGTTTGCCCGTCATCGTTATGACAACATCCTCAACCGACGAAGATGTGATTAAAACGTATAACCTGGGCGTTAACTCGTTTGTGACAAAGCCCTTTAACTTTAATCGGCTGGTCGAGATGATAGGAGCACTTAAAGCCTACTGGATGGATACCGTTAAATTACCCTAG
- a CDS encoding sensor histidine kinase — protein sequence MNMVTDSLSDLPFSDMLNLLPDGVVFHQAERDETGIIVDFRLLYFNKAFESFAPSPYKRELGMYMLGDNREQEAILGPAMRQYVQVVETGEMATHVFYDPNLNATISLRARKMGDGVLVTLRDITVQHRAAQQAEMQNKLLHGILNTSLNGTVVYEAIRDSHGTIIDFRFRLYNQTARKDILERIGRDIADHTLLSIYPDSRITGMFGLYARVTETGESVRTEHYFPSVNTWYDVAIARLDDGCVVTFMDISQLKKASRQAEDQAEFVSKLLDGSLNGLVSLDPVRGNGHLTDLRILSANRAAEVFFQRNQTEVVGRGLLELYPESVEMGLWTMFEQVLKARQAERVEAYLQTDKAELWLDVSATPRDGDGLVVSFINITERKKAERHTGTLIQELQKTNNNLEQFAYVASHDLQEPLRKVVSFGDMLRNQYADTLGANGADMINRMQSAAFRMQILIKDLLAYSHVANAREAFRDVDLNQLVADVINDLELVILDKQASLVAGALPTVNGDSSQLRQLFQNLISNGLKFSRTDVVPQVQIMADLVLGRKVTRPDGTNLLPESLANRGFHRIQVLDNGIGFDQQYAERIFQLFQRLHTRSQFTGTGIGLSIVQKVVENHQGFIRAEGRPNEGSTFIVLLPIKTL from the coding sequence ATGAATATGGTTACCGATAGCTTATCCGATCTACCGTTTTCCGATATGCTTAATTTATTGCCCGATGGGGTTGTGTTTCATCAGGCTGAGCGTGATGAAACAGGCATCATTGTGGACTTTCGGCTCCTCTATTTTAACAAAGCATTTGAGTCTTTTGCTCCATCGCCCTATAAACGGGAACTGGGCATGTATATGCTGGGCGATAATCGGGAACAGGAAGCCATTCTGGGGCCAGCCATGCGGCAATATGTGCAGGTTGTTGAAACGGGCGAAATGGCCACACACGTTTTTTATGATCCCAATCTGAATGCGACAATCAGCCTGAGAGCCCGAAAAATGGGCGATGGTGTATTGGTGACACTACGCGATATAACGGTTCAGCACAGGGCAGCTCAGCAGGCCGAAATGCAAAACAAACTTCTGCATGGAATTCTGAATACGTCGCTGAATGGAACCGTTGTGTATGAAGCCATTCGCGATAGCCACGGTACGATCATTGACTTTCGGTTTCGACTATATAACCAGACTGCCCGAAAAGATATTCTGGAACGTATCGGCAGAGACATTGCCGATCATACACTGCTGAGTATCTATCCCGACTCACGCATAACGGGTATGTTCGGACTGTATGCGCGAGTTACGGAAACCGGCGAATCGGTACGCACGGAACATTATTTTCCCTCCGTAAATACCTGGTATGATGTTGCCATCGCCAGGCTGGATGATGGTTGTGTCGTTACCTTTATGGATATCAGCCAATTAAAAAAAGCGTCCAGGCAGGCCGAAGATCAAGCCGAATTTGTGAGTAAGCTGCTGGATGGGTCATTGAATGGCCTTGTATCGCTTGATCCTGTTCGGGGTAATGGGCACTTAACCGATTTGCGCATATTATCGGCTAATCGAGCCGCCGAAGTTTTCTTTCAGCGAAATCAGACCGAGGTTGTGGGGCGCGGATTGCTGGAGTTATATCCTGAAAGTGTAGAAATGGGCCTCTGGACTATGTTTGAGCAGGTACTGAAGGCCAGACAGGCTGAACGGGTGGAAGCCTATTTACAAACTGACAAAGCCGAACTCTGGCTTGATGTGTCTGCAACCCCTCGCGATGGAGATGGACTCGTTGTCTCATTCATCAATATTACAGAGCGGAAAAAAGCTGAACGGCATACCGGTACCTTAATTCAGGAGCTTCAGAAGACAAATAACAACCTGGAACAATTTGCCTATGTGGCCAGCCATGATTTGCAGGAGCCATTGCGAAAAGTGGTGTCCTTTGGCGATATGCTGCGAAATCAATACGCTGATACGCTGGGAGCTAACGGGGCTGATATGATCAACCGCATGCAGTCGGCGGCCTTCCGGATGCAAATTCTTATTAAAGACTTGCTGGCCTATTCCCATGTGGCTAATGCAAGGGAGGCATTTCGCGACGTAGACCTTAACCAGCTTGTGGCAGACGTAATCAATGATCTGGAATTAGTCATTCTGGATAAACAAGCAAGCCTGGTGGCGGGTGCATTGCCTACAGTTAATGGAGATTCCAGTCAATTACGCCAGCTTTTTCAGAACCTGATTAGTAACGGGCTAAAATTTAGCCGGACAGATGTAGTGCCACAGGTACAGATCATGGCCGATCTGGTACTAGGGCGCAAAGTGACCCGACCAGATGGAACGAATCTATTGCCAGAATCTCTGGCGAATCGGGGCTTTCACCGGATACAGGTACTCGATAATGGGATTGGATTTGACCAGCAATATGCCGAGCGAATCTTTCAGCTTTTTCAGCGATTGCATACCCGGTCTCAATTTACCGGAACGGGTATTGGCTTATCCATCGTTCAGAAAGTGGTAGAAAACCACCAGGGTTTTATTCGTGCGGAGGGTCGGCCCAATGAGGGATCAACTTTCATTGTTTTGTTGCCTATTAAAACTCTATAG
- a CDS encoding porin family protein, whose protein sequence is MKSSVNALFTAAILTIGVYVSTTTDTWAQGRVRAGIKGGLNASSLYYDSQGVTNKNERIGFHLGVFAQAPLGEFFAIQPELLYTTKGASADYNVLGFNGKNTFRLNYAELPVLATFKLGQSVELQAGPYVSYLLNSDVNSNGDFGTGTSAINRDNFNKVDYGLAGGLNVYFGKAFIGARYEQGLQNIANSGAARTVLGNAKNGVGLLSVGFSFN, encoded by the coding sequence ATGAAAAGCTCAGTGAATGCTTTATTTACGGCTGCTATTTTAACGATTGGCGTCTATGTATCAACAACCACCGATACATGGGCTCAGGGTCGTGTTCGGGCCGGTATCAAGGGCGGTCTGAACGCCAGTTCTCTGTATTATGATAGCCAGGGCGTCACCAACAAGAACGAACGAATTGGCTTCCATTTAGGTGTGTTTGCCCAGGCTCCCCTCGGCGAGTTTTTTGCCATCCAGCCAGAGTTACTTTATACAACTAAAGGGGCTTCTGCCGATTATAATGTGTTAGGTTTTAACGGTAAAAACACGTTTCGACTCAATTATGCGGAACTTCCTGTTTTAGCAACCTTCAAACTAGGTCAATCTGTTGAATTACAGGCAGGACCTTACGTGTCTTACCTGCTAAACTCAGACGTCAATTCGAACGGTGATTTTGGAACGGGAACATCTGCCATCAATCGAGATAATTTTAACAAAGTTGATTATGGTCTTGCTGGTGGTCTGAATGTCTATTTTGGTAAAGCCTTTATCGGTGCCCGGTATGAACAGGGGCTACAAAATATTGCGAACAGCGGAGCTGCCCGTACGGTATTAGGCAATGCTAAAAACGGCGTAGGACTATTATCAGTAGGTTTTAGTTTTAATTAA
- a CDS encoding sigma-54-dependent transcriptional regulator — translation MEKILIVDDNNDICLLLERFLSKQGYKTASVQRGEDGLILLRKEPFELVICDFKLPDIDGLEMLRRIKVLHPTTAVIIITGYSDVRVAVQTVKHGAYDYVTKPLYPDEILYTIKSALERRLQSLNQPADSSVSPAASGTASAKPTSVRSSKSVIAPDGKRFIFGKSRVAEQLQKHIDLIAPTDMSVIITGETGTGKEFVANAIHLKSKRGDKPFVAIDCGALSKDLAGSELFGHVKGAFTGAMADKAGSFEFANGGTLFLDEIGNLSYDNQIKLLRVLQERKIRRIGSNQDIAVDVRIIVATNEDLREAVRQGRFREDIYHRIAEFEIHLAPLRERKADVMIFAEHFLELANQQLEKDIIGFNDEAKDKLKDYFWHGNLRELQNVVKRAVLLTQGDYIEADVLPQEILSPQYLTSDTVSGAQVSYDPARPGVPVISQSAANLKSVSENAERAAILKVLEKTGYNKTKAAEVLNIDRKTLYNKLKAYDIHL, via the coding sequence ATGGAAAAGATTTTAATCGTTGACGATAACAATGATATATGCCTGCTTCTCGAGCGTTTTCTGAGTAAACAGGGTTATAAAACAGCGTCGGTCCAACGGGGTGAGGACGGTCTCATACTGTTACGAAAAGAGCCGTTTGAATTGGTTATCTGTGACTTCAAACTACCTGATATCGACGGCCTGGAAATGTTACGCCGGATAAAGGTGTTACATCCAACAACAGCTGTTATTATTATTACCGGCTACTCCGATGTGCGGGTTGCTGTTCAGACGGTAAAGCATGGTGCCTACGATTATGTGACGAAGCCACTTTACCCCGACGAAATTCTCTACACAATCAAGAGTGCTCTCGAACGACGGTTGCAGTCGCTGAACCAACCCGCTGACTCATCCGTTTCTCCCGCTGCTTCGGGTACTGCATCGGCCAAACCAACCTCAGTAAGATCAAGTAAGAGTGTTATTGCTCCCGATGGCAAGCGATTTATATTTGGTAAAAGTCGCGTAGCCGAACAACTTCAGAAACACATCGACCTGATCGCTCCAACCGATATGTCAGTTATCATAACTGGCGAAACCGGAACAGGAAAGGAATTTGTAGCCAACGCCATACACCTCAAAAGTAAACGGGGCGATAAGCCTTTTGTCGCTATTGATTGTGGTGCACTAAGCAAAGACCTGGCTGGCAGCGAGCTGTTTGGACACGTTAAAGGAGCCTTTACGGGCGCAATGGCCGATAAAGCAGGTAGCTTCGAGTTCGCGAACGGAGGCACACTGTTTCTGGACGAAATAGGAAACCTTTCCTACGATAATCAGATCAAATTATTACGTGTTCTGCAGGAGCGCAAAATCCGTCGGATTGGTTCTAATCAGGATATTGCCGTCGATGTACGGATTATCGTTGCTACCAACGAGGATCTGCGCGAAGCCGTAAGACAGGGCCGTTTTCGGGAAGATATTTACCATCGGATTGCGGAATTTGAAATTCACCTGGCCCCTCTTCGCGAGCGTAAGGCGGATGTCATGATCTTTGCCGAGCATTTTCTGGAACTGGCTAACCAGCAACTGGAAAAAGACATTATTGGCTTCAACGATGAAGCAAAAGACAAACTCAAGGATTATTTCTGGCACGGCAACCTGCGTGAGTTGCAGAATGTCGTCAAGCGAGCTGTACTACTGACGCAGGGTGATTATATTGAAGCGGATGTATTACCACAGGAAATCCTTTCTCCGCAATACCTGACCTCCGATACTGTAAGTGGAGCCCAGGTAAGCTATGATCCGGCGCGGCCTGGTGTTCCGGTTATCAGCCAGTCTGCTGCCAATTTGAAATCTGTTTCAGAAAACGCCGAACGAGCTGCCATTTTAAAAGTTCTCGAGAAAACGGGCTACAACAAAACCAAGGCTGCCGAAGTGCTGAACATTGATCGTAAGACGCTGTATAATAAGCTCAAAGCGTACGATATTCATCTATAG
- a CDS encoding response regulator, whose protein sequence is MNPVSNNKRVLIIDDEADICLLLSGLLRKLGYIPTCAHFIEEGRQCLNTQQFDAIFLDLNLPDGLGFDLLPFIKQDQAEAKVIMISAFDGQAERRRATEQGADYFVGKPFTRRSVEQALQTIQV, encoded by the coding sequence ATGAATCCAGTTTCGAATAACAAGCGGGTTCTAATTATTGACGACGAAGCAGATATTTGTTTATTATTATCAGGCTTGTTAAGAAAGCTAGGATATATTCCAACTTGTGCGCACTTCATTGAAGAAGGGCGTCAATGTTTGAATACACAGCAGTTTGATGCTATTTTCCTGGATCTAAACTTGCCGGATGGACTAGGATTTGACTTGCTGCCGTTTATTAAGCAGGACCAGGCGGAGGCTAAAGTAATCATGATAAGCGCCTTCGATGGACAGGCCGAACGCAGGCGTGCTACTGAGCAGGGCGCTGACTATTTTGTGGGCAAACCCTTCACACGTCGTTCGGTTGAGCAGGCTTTGCAAACCATTCAGGTTTGA
- a CDS encoding lmo0937 family membrane protein: protein MGNLLYTIAVILVIIWLLGFLGFNSFGLGSLIHVLLVIAVIAIILRLIQGRGV from the coding sequence ATGGGAAATTTGCTCTATACGATAGCTGTTATATTAGTTATCATCTGGCTGCTTGGCTTCTTAGGATTTAATAGCTTTGGGTTAGGCAGTTTGATACACGTATTACTGGTTATCGCTGTTATTGCAATTATCCTGCGCCTGATTCAGGGAAGAGGGGTTTAA
- a CDS encoding YtxH domain-containing protein, with translation MKSLPGILVGLAVGAIVGVLLAPESGKKTRKRISSESDSFFKDLQDQLQSGLDNIRSQYNDYVDSAVSKTQDAVSQVKKKAKY, from the coding sequence ATGAAATCGTTACCCGGAATTTTAGTGGGATTAGCAGTAGGAGCTATTGTCGGTGTTTTGTTAGCTCCAGAAAGTGGCAAGAAAACCCGCAAACGAATCTCGTCTGAGTCGGATTCGTTCTTTAAAGACCTGCAAGACCAGTTGCAATCGGGTCTGGATAATATACGTAGCCAATATAATGACTATGTCGACAGTGCTGTCTCAAAAACCCAGGACGCTGTTAGCCAGGTCAAGAAGAAAGCAAAATACTAA
- a CDS encoding YtxH domain-containing protein — MRSSRDFLTGIITGIVIGILTAPRSGKETRDKLTEEASKRTDDLKDQLQKGVSQVKDGFEQAKSQVNQYADKAKEQYNQYKDQATEAFNKEKENLKSKYNTKVDDLADNAQSGVEDSQDALKVN; from the coding sequence ATGAGAAGCTCACGCGATTTTTTAACAGGAATAATCACCGGTATCGTTATTGGCATTCTGACAGCTCCCCGGAGTGGGAAGGAAACACGAGACAAATTAACTGAAGAAGCCAGCAAAAGGACCGATGATCTGAAAGATCAATTACAAAAAGGTGTTTCGCAGGTAAAAGATGGTTTCGAGCAAGCTAAGTCGCAGGTGAATCAGTACGCCGATAAAGCGAAAGAGCAATACAATCAATATAAAGATCAGGCTACGGAAGCTTTCAATAAAGAAAAAGAGAATCTAAAATCTAAATACAATACTAAAGTTGATGATTTAGCCGACAATGCTCAATCTGGCGTTGAAGATTCGCAGGATGCGCTTAAAGTCAACTAG
- a CDS encoding TolC family protein, producing the protein MSTTLFNMILQLTSVLFSPIRTALTVWAVLSLSTGFANAQTPVINTNTPTVPASDTLRLTLAQADEQFKAHNLTVLATQLGIRENQAYEIQSQLRINPAIYVETMPYNQQTREVLPFRQSNAQQVVQVQQLIRLAGKRNKQLAIARTSTELASDRFYDLLRTLTYQLHTTFYDLYYARQTLTVYNQEITTLQQTVALYQQQYDKGNVPLKDLTRLKAYLFSLTTERQQLLRRIIDDQADLIVLLNTSPSTAIQPVVAPEAINRFTVNSLTINNLFQLAEQHRFDLKGYRDQAKQEQQNLTLQKAMAVPDLTLQGTYDRNGSYIPNYFGVGIGISLPVLNKNQGNIQAAKIRIQSSQQLLNAYNLQVDSDVERAYTKALQTEQLFQTFDQRFNDDFGRLIDGVTTNYKKQNIDVVEFLDFFDSYKSSQLQFAQLQNDRMHSLEEVSFAVGTNPFQN; encoded by the coding sequence ATGTCTACCACATTGTTCAACATGATTTTGCAACTGACATCGGTTTTGTTTTCCCCCATACGTACCGCACTGACGGTATGGGCTGTGCTGAGTTTATCAACCGGGTTCGCTAATGCTCAAACGCCGGTTATAAACACAAATACACCTACAGTTCCCGCTTCCGATACGCTTCGGCTGACGCTTGCTCAGGCAGACGAACAGTTTAAAGCCCATAACCTGACTGTACTGGCTACGCAGCTTGGCATTAGAGAGAATCAGGCGTATGAAATCCAATCGCAACTGCGCATCAATCCGGCCATTTACGTCGAAACAATGCCGTATAACCAACAGACTAGGGAAGTACTCCCGTTTCGGCAGAGCAATGCTCAACAGGTTGTACAAGTGCAGCAATTGATCCGGCTGGCTGGTAAGCGGAACAAACAGCTTGCAATTGCCAGAACGAGCACAGAGTTGGCATCCGACCGTTTCTACGACCTTCTGCGAACACTGACCTATCAGCTCCATACCACCTTTTATGATCTCTATTATGCCCGGCAGACGCTAACTGTTTATAACCAGGAAATTACGACCCTTCAGCAAACCGTTGCTCTCTATCAGCAACAGTATGACAAAGGCAATGTGCCCCTTAAAGATCTGACTCGTCTGAAAGCTTATCTGTTTAGCCTGACTACCGAACGGCAACAACTGCTCCGCCGGATAATTGATGATCAGGCAGATCTGATTGTCTTGCTCAATACAAGTCCATCCACAGCCATACAACCTGTAGTAGCGCCCGAAGCCATCAATCGGTTTACGGTAAACAGTCTGACTATTAACAATTTGTTTCAGCTGGCAGAACAGCATCGATTTGATTTAAAAGGCTACCGAGATCAGGCAAAACAGGAACAACAGAACCTGACTCTGCAAAAAGCGATGGCTGTACCAGACCTGACCCTTCAGGGAACATACGACCGAAATGGCAGCTACATTCCAAACTATTTTGGGGTTGGTATAGGCATCAGCTTACCTGTACTCAATAAGAATCAGGGAAATATTCAGGCCGCTAAAATTCGTATTCAAAGTAGCCAGCAATTACTGAACGCGTACAATTTGCAGGTTGACAGCGATGTGGAACGGGCCTATACCAAAGCACTTCAGACCGAGCAACTATTCCAAACCTTCGACCAGCGGTTCAACGATGATTTCGGGCGGTTAATCGATGGTGTTACGACTAACTATAAAAAGCAAAATATTGATGTGGTTGAGTTTCTGGATTTTTTTGACTCCTATAAAAGTAGTCAGCTTCAGTTTGCCCAACTCCAGAATGACCGGATGCATAGCCTGGAAGAAGTAAGCTTTGCCGTTGGTACCAACCCCTTTCAAAATTAA
- a CDS encoding efflux RND transporter periplasmic adaptor subunit, producing MKKYSFLLPCSRPLQIRDHLGLSTDKPMAAAFGFLVRSSTDIRLRQRAIAALAGLLLMGSLSSCGSSAQSDDATSTERHETNLLSTARLDTARLENAVNELNLTGKITFNQDQVVKVFPLVGGHIETIKADLGDFVKKGQTLAVIRSGDLADLEQQGISARGQLSVAQKNLQVTEDMAQAGLSSQRELVASKEQLLAAKGEVNRVSERRRILGGNGSVYVVKAPMSGFIVEKTASPGMELRSDDPENLFTISNLDRVWVMANVYESDLANVHEGDPTTITTLSYPDKVFHGRIDKIFNVLDPDSKTLKVRVTLDNADYRLKPEMFANVSVTYPGRDKRVTVPAGAVVFDKNRNFVVAVNKENQPIVREVNIYKTVGQKTFLASGLTPGDRVVTTNQLLIYNALGN from the coding sequence ATGAAAAAGTATTCATTTCTATTGCCCTGCTCCCGCCCGCTTCAAATTCGCGACCACCTGGGGTTAAGTACCGATAAACCAATGGCAGCTGCCTTCGGATTTCTGGTCCGTTCATCGACCGATATCAGACTACGGCAACGGGCAATAGCCGCTCTAGCTGGTCTGCTCCTGATGGGTAGTCTGAGTAGTTGCGGCTCATCGGCCCAATCGGACGATGCAACGTCGACAGAACGCCACGAAACGAATTTGCTGTCTACGGCCCGACTTGATACAGCCCGGTTAGAAAATGCGGTCAATGAGTTGAATCTGACCGGAAAAATCACGTTTAATCAGGATCAGGTTGTCAAGGTGTTCCCACTTGTTGGTGGGCATATTGAGACGATCAAAGCCGATTTAGGCGATTTTGTTAAAAAAGGGCAGACATTAGCCGTGATCCGGTCGGGCGATCTTGCCGACCTGGAGCAACAGGGTATATCGGCCCGTGGGCAATTGTCTGTTGCTCAGAAGAATCTTCAGGTTACCGAAGATATGGCGCAGGCTGGTTTAAGTTCGCAACGGGAACTGGTAGCCAGCAAAGAACAACTGTTAGCGGCAAAAGGTGAAGTCAATCGCGTTTCGGAACGGCGTCGGATTCTGGGCGGCAATGGATCGGTTTACGTTGTGAAAGCGCCAATGAGTGGGTTTATCGTTGAAAAGACAGCCTCTCCCGGCATGGAGCTTCGTTCCGACGATCCCGAAAATCTGTTCACCATTTCGAACCTCGATCGCGTATGGGTGATGGCTAACGTATATGAGTCCGATCTGGCTAATGTTCATGAAGGCGACCCAACAACAATTACGACACTCTCCTACCCTGACAAAGTCTTTCATGGCCGGATCGATAAGATTTTTAATGTACTCGACCCCGATAGCAAGACGCTGAAGGTACGAGTAACCCTCGACAACGCTGACTATCGGCTAAAACCGGAAATGTTCGCCAACGTGAGCGTGACCTATCCCGGCCGCGACAAGCGCGTAACAGTTCCGGCTGGGGCCGTCGTCTTCGACAAAAATCGCAACTTTGTGGTGGCTGTCAATAAAGAAAATCAGCCCATTGTACGCGAAGTGAACATCTACAAAACGGTGGGGCAAAAAACATTCCTGGCGAGCGGCCTGACCCCCGGTGACCGGGTTGTTACCACAAACCAGCTATTGATCTACAATGCGTTAGGTAATTAA
- a CDS encoding Lrp/AsnC family transcriptional regulator yields MVNLDSIDHKILGLLQENAQLTIQEIGQRINLSKTPVHERIKRLEREGVIDRYVTILDKKKLGNILMVYCQVTLDRQTRDAFADFDAAVRELPEVLECNRVSGTFDYLLKIVSRDMETYNRFYQEQLSVIPGTLHISSFFVMAEVKNSTIVPVG; encoded by the coding sequence ATGGTAAATCTAGACTCAATTGATCATAAAATCCTGGGCTTACTTCAGGAGAATGCCCAGCTGACGATTCAGGAGATCGGACAGCGTATCAATCTGTCCAAGACTCCCGTTCATGAACGTATTAAACGGCTTGAACGCGAAGGCGTTATCGATCGCTATGTAACAATCCTGGATAAAAAAAAACTGGGAAATATATTGATGGTGTATTGCCAGGTAACACTGGACCGACAAACACGTGATGCCTTCGCTGACTTTGATGCAGCCGTTCGCGAGTTACCAGAAGTACTGGAGTGTAACCGGGTTTCGGGCACGTTTGATTATCTGCTCAAGATCGTTAGTCGCGATATGGAAACGTATAACCGGTTTTATCAGGAACAATTGTCTGTTATTCCCGGAACGCTGCATATAAGCAGCTTTTTCGTAATGGCTGAGGTCAAAAATTCAACCATAGTACCGGTTGGGTGA